The Primulina huaijiensis isolate GDHJ02 chromosome 12, ASM1229523v2, whole genome shotgun sequence genome has a window encoding:
- the LOC140989557 gene encoding protein BEARSKIN2-like, with product MGSSSSGRGGVPPGFRFHPTDEELLHFYLKKKVSFQKFDMEVIGEIDLNKIEPWDLQERCRIGSTPQNEWYFFSHKDRKYPTGSRTNRATSAGFWKATGRDKCLRNNFSKIGMRKTLVFYRGRAPHGQKTDWIMHEYRLEDNPHHHDQDPQSTTTNVCHMQYERE from the exons ATGGGTTCATCGTCATCGGGACGTGGTGGAGTTCCGCCCGGATTCCGGTTTCACCCGACAGATGAAGAGCTTCTGCACTTCTACTTGAAGAAGAAGGTCTCGTTTCAGAAGTTTGACATGGAGGTCATCGGagaaattgatttaaataagATTGAGCCATGGGATCTACAAG AGAGGTGTAGGATCGGATCAACTCCACAGAATGAATGGTACTTTTTCAGTCACAAGGATAGGAAATATCCGACAGGTTCTCGGACGAACAGAGCGACTAGTGCTGGATTCTGGAAAGCGACCGGCAGAGACAAATGTTTAAGAAACAACTTCAGTAAGATTGGAATGAGAAAAACCTTAGTGTTCTACCGTGGTAGAGCCCCACATGGTCAAAAAACCGACTGGATTATGCATGAGTATCGGCTTGAAGATAATCCTCATCATCATGATCAAGACCCTCAATCCACGACTACTAATGTATGTCACATGCAGTATGAACGTGAATag
- the LOC140989556 gene encoding probable beta-1,3-galactosyltransferase 8: protein MVSIFSSSQLVSSGSNNNTIKKMRGKSVSAKVIFAFCLASFLAGSLFTTQTRPRPESYAAHHLIPNIIPHNHLQDKLDAATNEHDHKRKLVESNSRDVMGEVMKTHEAILALDKTISTLEMELAAARTSKMASTVDGLYPASSNHTTPRKAFVVIGINTAFSSKKRRDSLRETWMLKGDKLKKLEKNKGIVIRFVIGHSATPGGVLDRAIDVEDAEHRDFFRLDHVEGYHELSTKTRLFFSKAVTIWDADFYVKVDDDVHVNLGMLVTTLAKHRSRPRIYIGCMKSGPVLSQKGLKYHEPEFWKFGEEGNKYFRHATGQIYAISKDLATYISINSAILHRYANEDVSLGSWLIGLEVQHVDERSMCCGTPPDCEWKSEAGNVCVASFDWKCSGVCNSVEQMKQVHGACGEGDAAVWNVPL, encoded by the exons ATGGTATCGATTTTTTCGTCGTCACAGCTGGTGAGCAGTGGCAGTAATAACAACACtatcaagaaaatgagagggaAGTCAGTTTCAGCCAAGGTTATTTTTGCTTTCTGTCTTGCAAGCTTTCTTGCAGGATCACTATTCACCACACAGACTAGGCCACGCCCTGAATCATATGCAGCGCATCACTTAATACCTAATATCATCCCCCATAATCATCTGCAAGACAAGCTGGATGCTGCTACTAATGAACACGATCACAAGCGG AAACTGGTGGAGTCAAATTCTAGAGATGTCATGGGAGAGGTGATGAAGACACATGAAGCTATCCT AGCACTAGATAAAACTATATCAACATTGGAGATGGAGCTAGCAGCAGCTCGAACGAGCAAGATGGCGAGTACAGTCGATGGACTATATCCCGCATCATCAAATCACACCACACCGCGCAAGGCTTTTGTTGTTATAGGAATCAATACCGCTTTCAGCAGCAAGAAACGAAGGGACTCGCTTCGAGAAACATGGATGCTTAAAGGAGATAAACTGAAGAAACTGGAGAAGAATAAAGGGATAGTTATACGATTCGTGATAGGTCACAGCGCCACGCCTGGGGGAGTTCTTGATAGAGCAATCGATGTTGAGGATGCGGAGCACAGAGATTTTTTCCGACTGGACCACGTCGAGGGATATCATGAGCTTTCCACAAAAACGAGGTTGTTTTTCTCGAAGGCTGTCACAATCTGGGATGCAGACTTTTATGTTAAGGTGGACGATGATGTTCATGTAAATTTag GAATGCTAGTGACCACGCTAGCGAAGCACAGATCAAGACCAAGAATATACATTGGCTGCATGAAGTCCGGGCCAGTGCTATCTCAGAA AGGATTAAAATATCACGAGCCCGAGTTCTGGAAATTTGGGGAAGAAGGTAACAAATATTTCAGGCATGCGACGGGTCAAATCTACGCCATATCCAAGGACCTGGCAACTTATATCTCCATCAATTC GGCTATCTTGCATCGATATGCGAACGAGGATGTTTCTCTGGGTTCTTGGTTGATTGGGTTGGAAGTCCAGCATGTAGACGAGCGATCCATGTGCTGTGGAACTCCTCCAG ATTGCGAATGGAAGTCGGAAGCGGGGAACGTTTGTGTGGCATCGTTTGATTGGAAATGCAGCGGCGTGTGCAATTCTGTGGAGCAGATGAAACAAGTGCACGGGGCATGCGGAGAAGGCGACGCAGCTGTGTGGAATGTTCCTCTCTAG
- the LOC140990501 gene encoding endoglucanase 3-like, with amino-acid sequence MTIFRKGANYSISLIFFLFSCCVILDFCRFCKIVEAGNNPNYRDALAKSILFFQGQRSGRLPPSPAQQITWRANSGLLDGQPAHVDLTGGYYDAGDNVKFNFPMAFTTTMLSWGAMEYAGKLGPQLPETRAAIRWAADYLLKCAGATPGKLYVGVGDPNADHRCWIRPEDMETSNPARSVYSVSPSNPGSDVAGETAAALAAASIVFRKVDAPYARLLLKTARNVMQFALNYRGAYSDSLGSAVCPFYCSYSGYTDELLWGAAWLFRATNDVYYVNVARSLGANDGTDIFSWDNKYAGARVLLARRNLVDKNKALEDFRQRAEEFMCRILPNSSSSTTQYTAGGLMWKLSQSNLQYVTSITFLLTTYSKYMANSKNSFYCGNQLRVTHRTLRSIAKKQVDYILGENPMKMSYMVGYGANYPQRIHHRGSSLPSLRVRPQPFGCEAGFQPFYYTPNPNPNILTGAVVGGPNQNDFYSDDRTDFSHSEPATYINAAIVGPLAFFAS; translated from the exons ATGACAATATTTAGGAAAGGTGCCAACTATTCCATCTCTCTGATCTTCTTCTTATTCAGTTGCTGCGTTATATTAGATTTCTGCAGATTTTGTAAAATAGTGGAAGCCGGGAATAATCCCAATTATAGGGATGCACTTGCTAAGTCCATTTTGTTCTTCCAAGGCCAGAGGTCAGGAAGGCTACCTCCATCCCCGGCTCAACAAATTACTTGGAGGGCCAATTCTGGACTTTTGGATGGTCAACCAGCCCAT GTGGACTTAACCGGTGGATATTATGATGCGGGAGACAACGTCAAGTTCAATTTTCCGATGGCCTTCACAACCACGATGTTGTCATGGGGGGCGATGGAGTACGCTGGTAAACTAGGGCCGCAATTACCGGAAACTCGGGCAGCGATCCGCTGGGCTGCCGACTACCTTTTAAAGTGTGCTGGGGCCACTCCTGGTAAGCTTTACGTTGGCGTTGGGGATCCAAATGCGGATCACAGGTGTTGGATAAGGCCCGAGGATATGGAAACCAGTAATCCGGCTCGGAGTGTTTATTCTGTGTCTCCCAGCAATCCGGGCTCGGACGTGGCCGGGGAGACCGCCGCTGCTTTGGCTGCTGCCTCCATTGTCTTTCGGAAAGTTGACGCACCTTATGCAAGGTTACTACTCAAAACTGCAAGGAATGTTATGCAATTTGCTTTGAATTACAGAGGTGCATACAGCGACTCACTGGGCTCCGCCGTTTGCCCTTTTTATTGTTCTTATTCTGGTTATACG gaTGAGTTGTTATGGGGAGCTGCCTGGCTCTTCAGAGCCACAAACGATGTTTATTACGTGAACGTGGCAAGATCATTGGGGGCCAACGATGGAACCGACATATTCAGCTGGGACAACAAATATGCAGGTGCTCGCGTTCTCCTTGCAAGG AGAAATTTGGTGGATAAGAACAAGGCACTTGAAGATTTCAGGCAGCGGGCCGAAGAGTTCATGTGCAGAATACTACCAAACTCGTCTTCATCCACGACACAGTACACAGCCGGAGGATTGATGTGGAAACTGAGTCAAAGTAATCTCCAATATGTCACCTCTATTACCTTCTTGCTCACCACATACTCCAAATACATGGCCAATTCCAAAAACTCTTTCTACTGCGGAAACCAACTTCGTGTAACGCATCGGACATTACGAAGCATAGCCAAAAAACAA GTGGACTATATATTGGGGGAAAATCCAATGAAAATGTCATACATGGTGGGATATGGAGCAAATTATCCACAACGAATTCACCACAGAGGATCCTCACTACCTTCGTTAAGAGTTCGTCCACAGCCGTTCGGGTGTGAGGCCGGGTTTCAACCATTTTATTACACACCAAATCCGAACCCGAATATCCTTACCGGAGCCGTCGTTGGAGGTCCGAATCAGAATGATTTTTACTCGGACGATCGGACGGATTTCTCTCATTCCGAACCTGCTACATATATTAATGCTGCCATTGTTGGACCCTTGGCCTTCTTTGCCTCTTAG